The Pristiophorus japonicus isolate sPriJap1 chromosome 8, sPriJap1.hap1, whole genome shotgun sequence genomic sequence AGTGAGGATTCCCAATAATCAGCAAAAGTGCACTCTGTGGAAACTGGTGGTGAAAGCAATGTTCCCGCTACGCTGTGCGCGGGCGCGGGCCATCTGCAAGGTCCCGCGCAagccgctcactggcttttacgctgtgaaaactgcgcatgcgcagacgtttaaagggaccacgcagtaaaagaaacaggccacgcagaacaaagcgcagcttacaggggaaCATTGGGTGAAAATCACCTTTACTGTCGTGTTCGGGGTCTGTGTCAGCACTCCCCCAGTCATATTCCATGGCAGTGAAAATAGCACTCGAGCAGTTTGCTGCATCACATTCACGTGGTCCACCACCTTCTTGAACCTACTTCTGCCAATCCCTCCTCTGGGGCGGGTGCGGACTCGTGCTTGGATACGGCCCTGCGAGCACTGGCGACCCTGCGGTGCCTCGTTCGAGTCTTTACTGTTCGTGTGCGAGTCGCGAGGGTGAGCGCGAGCAGGTTATCTGGCTGGGTTGGGACACCAGGGCCGAGTCCTCACCCGACAAGACGCACAGTCCAGCGGCAGTCAATTGGAACCCGGACTCTCCCCCGCCCTGCACAGGGCCAATTGCAGCACCCGCCTAACTGCTGTGCTGCGTCGGAATCAGCAGAGAGCGGAGTGGGAACCAGGAGCTTGCTGATCTGTACCGGCAGTGCACATACCCACCGAGTCTTTAAGGGAGCTTTTTGAACCTGTTATAAAACCCTTCGCACTAAGCCTGCGACTGGCATTATAGGTCTGTGAGAACCGAGCCAAGACTGTAACAATATTCGACAGACAGACAGGGTTGGTACCCAGTGTCCGTTCCAGCCTGGCTTTACACGCGACTGGGATCGTCTTCTCACATTAGGATTTCAACTCAGCAAGTCAACAGGACGTTGCCGGGCTGAGCCCCAAATTTTCTTTGCAATAACATGTGCCCCTCTGAAGTAATACACCTCTCAACTGGGTCAAGCACACGGTCACAGTTCACAAATATATAACCAGGACTCCCCTTTTGCTGTGGAATTAAGTGGTAAATTAATATATATACTGTTTTCATACAACAGACCTCTTATCCTAAAGCACAATGCTGCGGATGcaagaaatcggaaataaaaacagcaaatgctggtaacacacagcaggtcagacagcatctgtggcgagagagagagagataacggtTCAGGCCGAAGGTCACCcacatgaaacgttaactcagtttctctctccacagatgctgtctcaaGCCAGTGGCGTATTTCCAGCACTTGCTGCTTTTATTTCAATTTCAGACCACTTTTGGTTCACTGCACAAGTATGGAGTCAGATATCTGGCTGGGCTCCAGCTCCCATCAGCAATTTGGTTTCCTCTCAAACCGTGAAGATTATTTGTCcctcttctttttttaaaaaaaaaaaaccgtACCGGCCAAACGCCTGGCTCCGCTCACTCCTCCGGCACGAACTCGCGGCTCGCGCGCCTCACCAGTGGCCGGACGCGCTCGTAGAACAGCAAGTACGCGTTGGAGCCCAGGACCTCCTGCAGGCTGGCTCGGCGCACTGTGTCGTCCGAGATCCACAGCCACTGGCTGCTGACGGCCGCGGGGTTCTTGGAGGTGGATGGTGAGCGGCGGTATGCGACGAAGTGCCCCGAGTGCATGTCGCCGTGATGGACAACGACCGACATCAGTCGAAACAAGTACACCGacgagctgtgggggaggggggaggggggggggaaataaagcAGAAACGTTGAGCTCAcatttgaaagacttgcatttatatagcgcccttcaccacCCATCCCGGacgtcccaaacgctttacagccaatgaagcacttttggagtgtagtcactgttgtcatgtggtaaacgcgcacagcaagctcccacaaacagcaatgtgataatgattcacataaactctTTTGTTTGTTATGTTGgacagagggataaatattggccaggacatcagggagaactcccccctgctctgcttcaaaatagtgccatgggatattttacgtttaCCTTTTcccagaattttcccagattttttttctccctgggtttttaatctggtctttgcctctcccaggatcaCATGgcgccggttggggtggagtgtagaaggtttcagtttaaggggtgtcgcagttgtgtggggcggactggttgggctgggtgctctttgcctttccgccattgttcattgctcataggtttatatgtaaccttcagggttgctgaccgagagccatgaggctctttgtcggccggtgcggacaccatgggccgaaatggcctccttccgcgctgtaaatctcCATGTTTCtacccgagagcagacggggcctcggtttaacagctcatccaaaagacgacacctccaacagtgcagcactccctcagcactgcactgggagtgtcagcctagattaatgtgctcaagtctttggagtgggacttgaacccacaaccttctgactcagaggcgagtgtgctatccactgagccacagctgacactgagagaAAGGTCTTCTCTTTCACCCCCTAACCCCCCCCCAACAGTATTCTCATTTTCCTCCTGCTCAGAGGTACACTTACTCAGTGCACGCCTCACTGCAAtactggactctaagggaatcgagggatatggggacacggcgggaaagtggagttgaggtcgaagatcagccatcatcttatagaatggcggagcaggctcgagggaccgtgtggcctactcctgctcctatataatATCTCGACCAAATACCCATTGTCGATACGTGAACCTAGACAGTAGTGACTGCAAGATATTCGACAATGGGGAGCATCACAAGAATAAAATCTCTGTCGGACAGTACTCGGTTTGATCAGTTATCACTCTCTTGCCCGTCTTCACTGAAAGCCCAACCTTGGCAGCGAGATCTTTTGCACAGCCTATAGAAATGACTGTAAAAGTCGCAACATTTTGATTTCGAGAGATATTTTATTTCTGGAACAGGAGGGATGTGCACTAACAAATAATAAAAAGTGATGTACAACAGTACCacagaatgatacggcacagaaggaggccattcagcccatcgtgcctgtgatggccttttgaaagagcgatcccattagccCCACTCACCcgttctttccccgtagccctgcaaatgtttctttttcaagtatagATACAGAGTACATTTCTCAGTAGTTATAAGAATTGTGCTCAGATAAAGTATAGACAGGTTAGGAACTGTAAAACAAATATAATATTGCAAAATCCACTGGACCGACGTGTCAATCAAAGTGATGCAGAATTAGTTTCCGGCATTAGAGGGAGCATTCCTGTTTAAATAGGTGGCATTAAGCCAGGATTGACACTGTGCAATACCAGACTTATCCTGGCAAAGCACCCAATGGATCTTTTGACTCTGAAGTGCATCTTGAAGTACCCTTAGTTCcgtatatttaaaaaaaagagaggTTTTGgggaataaaatcaaattaaaaagaCTCACGCGTAACTTCGAGTTGCAGGAGACGGAGAGGTTGCAAAAGAAGCTGATAGCAGAGATGATGAACATGCGCCATTCACAACTGGCATTTTACTCAGGCTGGGCGGAATGGATCCTGAAGGGACACAAATACAGAAAATAAAGATTGAAAGCACCATTTTTGAAGTAAATCACTGTCTTTGCTGGGAGGCAATGGCTGATTAATACCTGGGAGGGAAGCACTTGCCAGAGATTAACTATCATGAACGTTCGAAGCAAATTAGCGCTCACTCACTGCACGGAGGTAAAGAGAAAATCGAGATTCTGGAGGagcaggggaaggggaaagagggggaggataaaaggagaggggcagaggggaaggaggggggggcaggaggggaaggagggagcaggagggggagaagcggagagggagcagagggggggcagagggggtgGCGGAGGGGGGGCAAAGGGGCGGAGCAGAGGGGGCGGAGcggagggggggcagagggggtggaacggagggggggcagagggggtggaacggagggggggcagagggggtgGAACGGGTGGGCAGCAGAGGGGGCGGAGcggagggggggcagagggggcagagcggagggggggcagagggggcGGAACGGAGGGGGGGCATAGGGGGTGGAACGGAGGGCGGGCAGAGGGGGTGGAACGGAGGGGCAGCAGAGGGGGTGGAGcggaggggggggcagagggggtggaacgggggggcagagggggtggaacgggggggcagagggggtggaacggggggggggggggcggagggggtgtgggtggggcggagggggtggggcggagtggggggggggcagagggggtggAACGGAGAGGGGCAGAGGGGGTGGGGCAGAGGGGGTGGAACGgagaggggcagagggagtggggcgGAGTGGGGGGACAGCGGAGTTGATCAGAGGACCGGTACCTGGCTTGTTGAGCATGGCTGCCTCCAGCATGCGCGGTAAGCTCCCGGTGCTGGCAGGTCTGCTCAGCCGGTGGTGGCCCAGCCTCTGGGACGGGCTGCGGTACTTGTAGGTGTCGAGCGACAGGAGCTCGCTGAACTGCACGTGCTCGTTGCGTTTCAGGGGGGTTCCTTGGTTGGACCACGAGAGCCTCTGCAGGTGGATACACAGGCACTGAGGgagcttcgaaaaaatcaaaacgaGAAAAGCATcaggacacagattggaaattacAGCACACGCTAGAATCATAAAACATTAccacacagaaggccattcggcccatcgtgtccatgtcagtcgtaaaagagctacccagcctaatcccaccttccagctcttggtctgtagccctgcaggttacggcacttcaagtgcacatccaagtacctttaaaACGtgaggagggtttctgcctctaccaccctttcaggcagtgagttccagacccccaccaccctctgggtgaacttttttcccccctcatctccccttccaccaattactttaaatccatgccccctggttgttgatccctctgctaagggaaatagttccttcctatccactctatctaggcccctcataattttatacacctcgattaaatctccccataaccttctctgttccaaagaaaacaaccccagcctatccaatctttcctcaaagctaaaacttTGCGGTCctggcaacagcctcgtaaatctgtCGTGTTTCCAGCTCTCGAGCATTCCGGTGACTCCCAATGAATGTGTGAGTGTTGGATGAGCTGAGAGTCCCGCTCCCCAATGTCACAATAACATCAAGTgtcaagctgtggctcagtgggtagcactctcgcctctgagtcagaaggttgtgggttcaagtcccactccagggactggagcacaaacaatctaggctgacgctccccgtgcagtgctgagggagtgctgcactgtcggaggtgccgtttttcggttgaaacgttaaaccgaggccccgtctgctctctcagctggatgtaaaatatcccatggcactatttcgaagaagagcaggggagttatccccaatgtcctgggccaatatttatccctcaatcaacacaaccaaaaataacataacagattatctggtcattatcacattgctgtttgtggaagtttgctgtgcttaaattggctgccgcgtttcccacattacagcagtgactacactccaaaagtacttcattagatgtatcgcactttgagacgtccggtggtcatgaaaggtgctatataaatgcaagtctttctttttatctcaGTTGACATGTAAAGAATGGCTCCTTGAGAGATGCTGGTGGGCAACAGGTGAATCATACCTGGGCAAGAGTCAGTACTTCAGAAGACAAAACAaaacgggaggaggggggggggagggtgagaactcattgagggggattgacagggtagatgcggagaggctgGGAGCTCTAGaacaattccagggatgagggacttcagttacgtggatagactggagaagctggggtttgttctccttggagcagagaaggttgagaggagatttgatcgaggtgttcaaaatcatgaggggtctggacagagtagagagaaactgttcccgttagctgaagggtcgagaaccagaggacacagatttaaggtgattggcaaaagaaccaaaggcgacgcaaggaaaaatctttttacgcagcgagtggtgagaatcgagaatgcacggcctgaaagggtggcggaggcagactccatcgtggctttcaaaagggagttggattagCACCTGAAAGAGAacaatttgcagagctacggggaaagggcgggggagtgggactagctgaggtgctcttgcagagagccggcacgggttcgatgggccgaatggccttccgtgttgTACGGTTCGATGAACTCGGGGGCagagcctcaggataaggggccgaccatttaagactgagatgaggagaaatttcttcactcagaatattCACTTGAATATTATAATTTTCTACCtcaaaaggactgtggatgctgagccattgagtatattcaaggctgagatagataagaCTTTTTGGACTCGAggtatatggggatcgggcggggaagaggAATTGGgggcgaagatcagccatgatcttactgaatggcggaacaggctcgaggggccgaatggccgactcctgctcttatttcttatgttcatctccCAAATGGAAGTGCCACGTGTCTGATGCAGTTCCATTATTTTGGCCGAGATTCCTGCTGCCCCAAACAGaatcagaaaatactggaaacactgaggTGCTCGGGCAGCACTTGTCGAAAAGGGGAAGTGAGGGTTAACGCTGCAGGTCTCAGAACGCTTCAGCAGAACCGTTGTGACCAAGTGtcgctgacctgaaacgttaaccctgctgccctctctccacagatgccgcctgacctgctgagcatttccagcgtcgcaaagcctcctcttttccaaacgggatccgattttttttttccccccccctcttcaaAAATACTGCTTTAAAATAAATTGACAAGCCCCAGAGCCCAAGAAGCAGTTCCTGCCGTCGATACAAGGCCCACCTTTCCAATTTTCAGCTGTTTGATGAAAGTGGTCCTCTGGTTCCCCGCTGTCTGTCCGTTCAGCGTTTCTCCGGCCTGGGTGCGCGAAAGAACGGAAAGCAGTGTCAGAGCCCGAGAGGAACATTTAAACACAAGCTGATGGCCAACCCCTTCCTGGATTTCACATCGCACCCAGAGGTCAGCCGACCACCCTCTCAcactcccgtctctccctccccacccttaCGTCTGGTCCTCCTGACCCAATATTCTAGGTCCACTTCTTCGATCGGAAATTTGGGATACCTACCTTCAGGCTGCAGTATTTCGAGAATCTGTACTTGATATTGAATAAGCCAGATAAACATGCATGCCTCAGTTAGCTGGGCTGTCTAACACTCGTTCCTAGCGACTAGTCCGTGTGTTCCCCACCCCATCGCTCCTGAAGGCTCGGACTCATGCTGGAGTagcattaggcagtccctcgtatcgaggatgacctgcttctacACCAATGAGTTGACAGGTATTTCAGtgagggacctaatatttcagatcccgaactacatgttgaagggtggaagatacatgaattctttgaacgtggagtggccattgcacaccagccactttgcgggcttgaccgagctcgatcttggtccagtggcaagggttaaccaagacgacgggagacctgctctgctgcacggacccagtgcgcacacacatcgcacagtgtgggctggcccgtgctgcctgtaTTTATTCCCTGACCATCCCTAGCCTCCCTTACTTTTCTCTTTCCTATGCTGGGGTACGGTCCTGGGGGAATCCAGCACACCATAGTCATTCTTCACATGTCACCGCCTCGACTACGTGGGTCAGCTGTTCCAAGTACAGGCGGCATCACAGCCCAGATCCTCACCTGGCTCCCTCTAACACGCCTTTCCTGATACGGAACAACAGGTCACACAGCAGGAGTGGGCACTCTGTGTCATTCTTTTCCCCCTCCTACATAACCCCGGGGGCCAGCTTTGGTGCAATTACTGCTGTCCTGACTCACCATTAGCAAACTCAACGTAGACCAGGTATTGCACCTCTGACCTTCCTAGTCTGCGTAGTCCAGCATCTACCAACCTAGCAATCAGGGGAAGCTCCTTATTTCTACTTTTAATCCATAAAAACATCCTGACCTTCTTTCACACAGAAACATCATTGCAAGTTGGCACCACGTGGGTGACCAGGAGGTCCACACGTTTAATCCGCCCAAAAAGAAAGGCGTGTCCATCCCGTGTCGCATTCTTCTAGTTCCGGGCAAAAAAGCGTCACCGCTGTTAACCGGAATAAATGCTGGGCGTGCTGCTTACCTTGCTGCAGTTCTCACACACCACGTCTTTAATGGACTCGGAGGAGATGAAGTGCTGCAGGCAGAGGTCCAGTGTCACCGGTCTGCCCTGGGAGGGTACAAAATAATTGGATCATTGCAAACTCGCGTCGCACAAAGCAGACACACCAGCTCATTGTGCAAAACCCACAATCGCTTCCTCCGTGATCGCCGCCACACCCaataatctacaagatgcactgcagcaactcaccaagacttcttcagcagcacctcccaaacccgcgacctctaccacctagaaggacaagggcagcaggcgcatgggaacaccaccacctccacgttcccctccaagtcacacaccatcctgacttggaaatatattggccgttccttcatcgtcgctgggtcaaaatcctggaactccctccctaacagcactgtgggagcaccttcaccacacggactgcagcggttcaaggcataagaacataagagttaggaacaggagtaggccatcgagcccctcgagcctgctccgccactcaacaagatcatggctgatctggccatggactcagctccacttacccgcccgctccccgtaacccttaattcccttattggttaaaaatctatctatctgtgacttgaatacattcaatgagctagcctcaactgcttccttgggcagagaattccacagattcacaatcctctgggagaagaaattccttctcaactcggttttaaattggctcccccgtattttgaggctgtgccccctagttctagtctccccgaccggtggaaacaacctctctgcctctatcttgtctatccctttcattattttaaatgtttctataagataacccctcatccttctgaactccaacgagtaaagacccagtctactcaatctatcatcataagataaccccctcatctccagaatcagcctagtgagtcgtctctgtaccccctccaaagccagtatatccttccttaagtaaggtgaccaaaactgcacgcagtactccaggtgcggcctcaccaataccctgtacagttgcagcaggacctccctgcttttgtactccagccctctcgcaatgaaggccaacattccattcgccttcctgattacctgctgcacctgcaaactaactttttgggattcatgcacaaggacccccaggtccctctgcaccacagcaggtgcagctcaccaccaccttctcgagggcaattagggatgtgcaataaatgccggccttgccagcgacgcccacaacccaggaacaaataaaaaaaattggGATAGAAAACGCGTAGAGAAAAGTAACCAGTTCATTTCTCTCCGTCCATCTCTACTTCCCCGCTACCTTAAACTCCATTTACACTATGACAACATCTCTGCTGTTAAGTGTGATGATGGAGACATTTACATAGTTGAACAAGGGCACCGGACCTCACAAAAGGGTAAATGTGAAGAGTTATTTCTGACAGGCCAAGCCACCTCAGGACAGTACTTCTAAGAGACCATGGAAGGGCTTTAACCCAGGCCATTGCTGTGTGCCAGCACTGTGGTTTTAACATTGCACGAGCTGAACACCCCACCCTTCTATTATCTGTGAAGATCTGCACATAGcaaactcatcatcatcacaggcagtccctcggaatcgaggaagacttgcttccactcctgaagtgagttctttggtggctgtacagtccaatatgggagccacagactctcacgggtgggacagatagtcgttgagggaaggggtaggtgggactggtttgccgcacgctctttccgctgcctgcgctggatttctgcacgctctcggcattgagactcgaggtgctcagcgccctcccggatgcacttcctccacttagggcggtcttgggccagggacttccaggtatcagtggggatgccgcactttatcagggaggctttgagggtgtccttgtaacgtttccgctgcccacctttggctcgtttgccgtgaaggagttccgagtagagcgctcgctttgggagtctcgtgtctggcatgcggtctatgtggcctgcccagcggagctgatcgagtgtggtcagtgcttcaatgctggggatgttagcctgaataaggatgctgatgttggtgtgcctgtcctcccaggggatttgtcggaaacTAAGGTCAGAAACAACAGTGGACAGCAACTGTACACATGGTCAGTTGCCACTGTGTAAATGGGGAAAATTGAAAAAGGAGGGGCCAACATGTGTTGGGATTACACACTATGCCATGTTACTGAACCCAGCAAAGCTACCTCTACTCTGCACCACCAACATGCCTTGTTCCGAACCGTACGTGACTTTTTCCATCTCGGAAATTTTTATGCTCAGACTAACAACTATCAATTGTGTGGGTTGTTTGAATATTACTTACATATATATTCTTTAAAGTgtcagctcagttggtagcaccctcgcctccgagtcacaaggttgtgggt encodes the following:
- the LOC139269037 gene encoding ubiquitin carboxyl-terminal hydrolase 30-like isoform X4, with protein sequence MMKNWGVIGGVAAALAASIYVLWGPITERKKRRKGLVPGLLNLGNTCFMNSLVQGMAACPSFIRWLDDFTTRYNLDSPQEERCPYLSVTLLRLLRVLSNGEETTEDVVDAGSLLDVLRMYKWQMSSFEEQDAHELFHVLTAALEDERDCQPRVAHLFDVRSLETPPEPEEKQLSCRSRGPLLPPPSPWKSQHPFHGRLTSNMVCKRCEQQSPVRYDTFDSLSLSIPTVTWGRPVTLDLCLQHFISSESIKDVVCENCSKAGETLNGQTAGNQRTTFIKQLKIGKLPQCLCIHLQRLSWSNQGTPLKRNEHVQFSELLSLDTYKYRSPSQRLGHHRLSRPASTGSLPRMLEAAMLNKPGSIPPSLSKMPVVNGACSSSLLSASFATSPSPATRSYASSVYLFRLMSVVVHHGDMHSGHFVAYRRSPSTSKNPAAVSSQWLWISDDTVRRASLQEVLGSNAYLLFYERVRPLVRRASREFVPEE
- the LOC139269037 gene encoding ubiquitin carboxyl-terminal hydrolase 30-like isoform X6 gives rise to the protein MTFCNCLIFKTNPDGLVPGLLNLGNTCFMNSLVQGMAACPSFIRWLDDFTTRYNLDSPQEERCPYLSVTLLRLLRVLSNGEETTEDVVDAGSLLDVLRMYKWQMSSFEEQDAHELFHVLTAALEDERDCQPRVAHLFDVRSLETPPEPEEKQLSCRSRGPLLPPPSPWKSQHPFHGRLTSNMVCKRCEQQSPVRYDTFDSLSLSIPTVTWGRPVTLDLCLQHFISSESIKDVVCENCSKAGETLNGQTAGNQRTTFIKQLKIGKLPQCLCIHLQRLSWSNQGTPLKRNEHVQFSELLSLDTYKYRSPSQRLGHHRLSRPASTGSLPRMLEAAMLNKPGSIPPSLSKMPVVNGACSSSLLSASFATSPSPATRSYASSVYLFRLMSVVVHHGDMHSGHFVAYRRSPSTSKNPAAVSSQWLWISDDTVRRASLQEVLGSNAYLLFYERVRPLVRRASREFVPEE
- the LOC139269037 gene encoding ubiquitin carboxyl-terminal hydrolase 30-like isoform X2, yielding MAEDPRNRMMKNWGVIGGVAAALAASIYVLWGPITERKKRRKGLVPGLLNLGNTCFMNSLVQGMAACPSFIRWLDDFTTRYNLDSPQEERCPYLSVTLLRLLRVLSNGEETTEDVVDAGSLLDVLRMYKWQMSSFEEQDAHELFHVLTAALEDERDCQPRVAHLFDVRSLETPPEPEEKQLSCRSRGPLLPPPSPWKSQHPFHGRLTSNMVCKRCEQQSPVRYDTFDSLSLSIPTVTWGRPVTLDLCLQHFISSESIKDVVCENCSKAGETLNGQTAGNQRTTFIKQLKIGKLPQCLCIHLQRLSWSNQGTPLKRNEHVQFSELLSLDTYKYRSPSQRLGHHRLSRPASTGSLPRMLEAAMLNKPGSIPPSLSKMPVVNGACSSSLLSASFATSPSPATRSYASSVYLFRLMSVVVHHGDMHSGHFVAYRRSPSTSKNPAAVSSQWLWISDDTVRRASLQEVLGSNAYLLFYERVRPLVRRASREFVPEE
- the LOC139269037 gene encoding ubiquitin carboxyl-terminal hydrolase 30-like isoform X7, producing the protein MRSGPGARPEAGDRLVREFLQSGTAVRNRMMKNWGVIGGVAAALAASIYVLWGPITERKKRRKVLSNGEETTEDVVDAGSLLDVLRMYKWQMSSFEEQDAHELFHVLTAALEDERDCQPRVAHLFDVRSLETPPEPEEKQLSCRSRGPLLPPPSPWKSQHPFHGRLTSNMVCKRCEQQSPVRYDTFDSLSLSIPTVTWGRPVTLDLCLQHFISSESIKDVVCENCSKAGETLNGQTAGNQRTTFIKQLKIGKLPQCLCIHLQRLSWSNQGTPLKRNEHVQFSELLSLDTYKYRSPSQRLGHHRLSRPASTGSLPRMLEAAMLNKPGSIPPSLSKMPVVNGACSSSLLSASFATSPSPATRSYASSVYLFRLMSVVVHHGDMHSGHFVAYRRSPSTSKNPAAVSSQWLWISDDTVRRASLQEVLGSNAYLLFYERVRPLVRRASREFVPEE
- the LOC139269037 gene encoding ubiquitin carboxyl-terminal hydrolase 30-like isoform X5, which encodes MRSGPGARPEAGDRLVREFLQSGTAVRNRMMKNWGVIGGVAAALAASIYVLWGPITERKKRRKGLVPGLLNLGNTCFMNSLVQGMAACPSFIRWLDDFTTRYNLDSPQEERCPYLSVTLLRLLRVLSNGEETTEDVVDAGSLLDVLRMYKWQMSSFEEQTPPEPEEKQLSCRSRGPLLPPPSPWKSQHPFHGRLTSNMVCKRCEQQSPVRYDTFDSLSLSIPTVTWGRPVTLDLCLQHFISSESIKDVVCENCSKAGETLNGQTAGNQRTTFIKQLKIGKLPQCLCIHLQRLSWSNQGTPLKRNEHVQFSELLSLDTYKYRSPSQRLGHHRLSRPASTGSLPRMLEAAMLNKPGSIPPSLSKMPVVNGACSSSLLSASFATSPSPATRSYASSVYLFRLMSVVVHHGDMHSGHFVAYRRSPSTSKNPAAVSSQWLWISDDTVRRASLQEVLGSNAYLLFYERVRPLVRRASREFVPEE